The Musa acuminata AAA Group cultivar baxijiao chromosome BXJ3-6, Cavendish_Baxijiao_AAA, whole genome shotgun sequence region CGTTGACAACCATAAGAGTGGAACTACTAAAACTCTTAGAACTACTCAAACAAACAGTTGCAGGTAAGTATAAATGCATTGACATGTATGTTATACTTGGACATCGACCAATCTAAAAGTTATGATCAGTGAAAGAAATGGACCTTTTTGTTTTTGGGGCATAAATGCTGTAACATATATAATGGTAATTCTTAACATATCGCAATTTTAGAGAACGGAGCACTAGCTGAGAGGAGGATTGCATTAGGTATATGACAACTTGCATCAAACTTCACTAGAACAAACATGAACATGGACTTCTACTGAAAAACCATTGACAGAGAAAACATCAGAGAGCAACATATCACATAACCAAAAAGGTTTATGCAACTTTGAaccaagattaaaaaaatataggtACAAAGTAggctttataaataaaaaaaaatttaaagaatcagAGACAAAATAACATTATGAAATTGAGTCAGAAGAATAAAGACAATGTTATAAAAAAATACAAACTTATCTACACATGCCAGTTGTTAAATATTTTGCAAAGAACCAGGTCTACAATAAGAAAATAACAATATGACCATGTTGACTGGAACAATAACCAACCATAATGTATACCACGTAATGGAAATAATGTCTGAATATCAAGAACataaaaaggataagaaaaataGATGATATGATGCTTTATCTGCTATACAATCAAAACAATTGGAAGCATTTTCTGAATCTCCCTACAAAGAGTTTTAGCagtattattttctttctctaaaCAAGCAGCCAGAAAATGGTAGAAAGAAGGGgtgaaaagaataaaaatgatgaGCCAAAAAAAATAAAACCCTAACCTAATCTAACAGAATGACCATAGTTATAATTTCTCTACCCTTTATGACCCAAGCACTTAGCCCAAGTAATTATCTTGGAGGGAGATGAAACCCTCCATTATTctgttaaaaattaataaaacataCAAGCATATCAGTTTCGTTGTCAACAAATTATAATCTTGGCTACCTGAAGCACAACAAGGCTATCAAGATGTGCTCTCCTGACAAGTcaataagtaaaaaatatttgtCGTATATTTTCCACTTAAGCAAGCCCTGATATGTCACTAAGTGAAAATGTATGTTGTACTTTCCACATAAGCAAGCCAGTCAAACCCTCTTGTTCACCTTAGCAGGAAACTAGGaaataaaaattaagattaaaaaaacaaaagaagtgattcattttcttttttcagtACATAAAATGATGTTTAAGTTGCCTAAAGCATACCTGCTTCCTTAACCTTGACCTCCTGGCAGACTCCCGATTAGACTGTTTTCTTCTCTCCCGCCTCAGGTCACGTTCGTCCTGCAATATACTACTGATcagtgaaaattgaaaaaaaaaaaacaaaaaacaaaacaaaaggaaaggaaagagaGGATAATCATTTAGGTGACAATTTTTGCTGGATGCTAGATACTTCAGATATGCAGTTAAATCAAGCATGAGACAATGTCCATGATGTAATAGACTAGTCATTTGCTAGATCCACTGCTGTTCATGCATGACCTGCTCCGGCCTATCATTACTGGTCCAGAATTCAAGGCACTAGACCCCACCTTTGTAGGTACAGATCCAGCAGGGGAAGCACCCCAAAAGTCCATCCCGATATTCAAATTAGTTGGAGGACCAGGCAATGCTGCTCGTCCTGGGGCTGAGACTGGAAGCTTTTTGGCAGTCCGCACTCTTCCAGCAGTACCGCTATTACCAGCAGTGTCAAAGGAATGAGAACCTTCACCTGAGCAAAACCTGTAGGAATGAGAATCATCGCAGAGTTGCCAATTGATGAAGACAATAGTCATCTACCACAGAACTTACCTTCAGTTGTATTTCCATAACTTCTTTTTCTGTTTGGGGAATGTTCCTAAATATTCGAGAAAGCTTAGTGTTAAGAAAAATGAGTGAAGTACTCCACACACTTACAACAAACAAAGAACCCAACTAgaaagattattgataagaaaccaAGCTAGAGCTGTACTCAACCACAAGAGAAACATACTGACacataaacaaaaagaaaaatcagcCACATATGTCAGCATGTAACATTGCCTGAAGAATTTGTCTATCAAGTGGTGCAAATTTAGAAAGAACCTATATGTTTCTTAGTGTCACCACCAATGAGGTGACCGGTCAACAATCAACAAGATAACAACCACAATAAAACTGAGAGATTTGCTTACCTTTGGTTGGTCATAGTCTTCTTTAGTATCTGATGACCCGTCTGTTTCACTGTCATCACTGCCCACAAGATCAGATAGTTAACAAAAAATTCAACAAACTATACAACTAGCACGAGTTCAGCTAGCAAAGCTGACCTCTGCGAGGCATTCTCACCAGCACCAGAGGCCCTTTTACCATCATTCCCTGATTTTCCTGGTGATCCCTCTAAAATTTTGGAAGTCCTCTTGCTCGTCGGCTGGTTGTCCTTCGCCTCTGTCGGCCTCCCTTCGGTTTCCTGGGTTCGAAAAGCCACGCCCTAAGAAGTCATCAGCACGAAAAAATATCCTCCGTCACGAACCCAATTTTAATTTGACAACAAGGGTAAGGACAAAAAAGGGTTAAGGAAAGACACTCGAGATAGGTTTACCGCATTTATCGGAGGCTGAGCATAAAAACCCCCTTGCGGATAGAACGAAGCGTAAGCAATCGGACTGCCGTAGGGCGGCATCACTTGCTGGATATATAATTACCCCAAAACAACCACGAAAAAATaggtaaataatttatatttaatctGCAGATAAACTTTTTCCTGTGCAACCCCACCAACCCACGCACCGAGAAAGATTAAGCAACGAACCTGAGCTCCCCAAACGACAGGCTGCGCGGTTGCGATGGGTGACGGGGAATAGAAAGCCTGGGGCAtcacggcggcagcggcggctccCCGGTCGTAGAAGGCCTGAAAGGAGGCGGACCATTCGGGGGGGACCAGTGCAGTTGCCGGCGGCGCCGCCTCTCGTGGGGCCTTGGAGGAGGTGGAGGCGGAGCTGGCGCCCGTCGTCCTCTTTTCCTTGGGCGAGCCCATGGGCATTGAGGGTAAGCTTTAATCGCGACACGTGGACACCACACGAGCAGCGATGCAGAGCGGGAGGAGGGGCGAGACGGTGGCGAGTAGGAGCTTGACTTGGCAACGACGTGAGAGAGAGATCTGAGCTAGGGTTTCATTTAAGAGTGTGTCCGACGCGGGGATAGAAGGCATCCACAAAGAGCCAAATAAACTTTACACCCAATCGTTACGGGAATATCATACTCGATGACGTGTCAACGAGTGCGGCGTTAGAACTGGAAATTGCTGCTTAAATGGAAGTAAGCGCCCTCGAGACGACGCGTGGGACCCAAACGCCCGTCAGGTTCCACAGGACTGACATCACCCCTGAGGTGGCACGTCAAAAACAAGCAGCGTGAGGGTCCCGTTCAATCGGTCACCGCCGAGGCACCAAACAGGAAAAGAGGCCCTTCTCATTGGCCGCAACTCCCGCGGGGGCGGGGCGGTGCCCGATGAAGCAAGAGAAACGGCTGGGAAACGTTTGTCTCTATCCTTGTAGGCGTAAGGAAAGCGCGTGTTTTATTGCGTGTGCTTTCGACACTGCTCGATTTGGAAACAGAGGGAAAGAAAATGGAGACGAAGTGGGAATGAGCGTGAACTGATGGAATATATGCGTACCTGCCGCCGAGTCGTTCTTCCCCTCGATTGATGTACATGTATTTACGACAATACCTTCATGTATTTACGACATAATCAGTGAATAATTAATAATTCAGGAGGAAATTAGAAAAAGCTATCAAGATGGAACGAAAATAATTGTTTGATCAATATACCCAATATTTCATCCAAGTAAAAGAATCATATTACATCTCGTAATTCCACGTACTCTCAGCAATCAACTTTGGAACTTTTTGTAGCTCTGCTAAATTGACAGTTGCAGATATCTGCACAGCAAAATCAATCATGAGACCAGTAAAATGGCATTTCACATGCAAATTAAAAGAACAAGATATCTGTTATACAATAAAGAGAATGGCGACACTAACAGAGAGATAAGTGGATTAAATGACTAACATATTGTTAATTTTACACTAACCTTTTAAGAAGCAGAAAAAAAGAAACCATGAAAATTCAGAGGTGATGATTATTTGATGAACAAGGAGCTTCTAGTTTGTAAGATAAGATATATGAAAAATTGAGCTGAAGAGACTAGTTAAATTGAACAATACACTATAAAGATAAACGCATGGTAGGATTCGAAGAGGTACATGAAACTACAAGGGCAGCAAATTATCAAGATACTTGATATCGTTACAATTAAAGAAGTTAACCATATAAAATAATGATCTCATGGCAGTTTAAATGCCAATCTGTTGCCTTCATGACGATGTGCTCAGCCGTGCATGTCTAAGGGCCACGTGATGGTGTAGCCAGTGTGCGTTCGCTGAGAGGTCAAGGCACTCTCGCTCGGCTGTAGATTGAGCAATTGTCAGTGCAGACCTGTATCATGCAGATTTTGCATCTGACCCAAATTGATGCCAATTAGATGAATAAGAGAAGTAGACTAAGAGTTGATAAAAACTTTAATTGCTTCCAATGTGACCAACCTGACTTTTACTTGATCACCAAAGCtgacaaattcatcaaaatccatTCTACTAACCATATAACATAATGGTCTCATGGCACTTTAAGCATCAATCTGGTTGGCTGTAGATTGAACAATTGTCAGTGCAGATCTCTGTCATGCTTTTGTACCTGATCCAAATTGAAGCcaattagatgaaaaagaaaagtAGACTCGGACTTGATAGAAAAACTTTAGTTGCTTCCATGTGACCAATCGACTTTTACTTGATCAGCAAACTTGATAAattcatcaaaatattttctaccaTTATATACAGCTTAAAACATCCCAAGAAATTAGACCACAGTAGACCACTTCCCTATTTTATTTTTGGTGTTTCTTCTTCTAAATCTTCCTTCTGGTTTCTTGAGTAATTTAGGACCCTTCTTCTAATGGTCAGCTACATTTTCTCCAACTACTTGTGAAGAGACATTTGGCTGACAAGGATATACACTCTGTGGGGTTCAGATCTCAGATATAGATAATGGAATCAGAGTTATTACCTATATAACTAGGACACCTCTAAGCAGATCAAACCTGAAAAACCAACAATCGAATAAAAAGAATCTAAGCCCATCTAGAATAAACCTTAATAATCAAAGACCCAATTGAATCCTAACTTAATTCAGACACCAAATATCCATCATCAGGTGAAAGGTCAACCCATTTAGCCTCAAGCCATTCTAAATGTCACCATAATTTTCTTCATAAAATCCAAGAAATTTCATGTCTCCATGAGTTGTTTTTGAGCCATTTTAATACTCATATCCTAGGGAAGTCTATCGACATGTTTGTTCTATGTTAGTTACTTGAATCTAACTCAAGCTTTCTCCCAAGGTCTGACTTGCAGCCTTTGTAGCTGGTAACTCAATATCAGTCCGAaaatgatctactaattttgcatttctttttcagCATTCGATCAACTATGACAAATAAATCCATGGAAAACAGCCTTGACCCTTTCTGCAACCAGTGGTTCAGaaaagatattaaaataataaaaagcatTACAGATGGACAAACAAACAAAAGAAGTTGCACTGTTGGAGTCGAAGACCATAGAAAGTCACAAGAACACTATGGTGTAACATATGTTAAGAACATGATAGCTTAAGAACCAAATCATAGTTCATCAAGTGCACTTTGAGTTTGTCATTTCGTGAATGATTATGATAGCAATAGAAATGATGGTCTGAACTTTGTACATTAATATAACTTGAAAGTTTGATGCTATAGGTGATCAATCCTTTAAATGTGTACCAATTCAGGAAGTATTCCATGTAAAAGCAATTATgtgacaaattttcaataagttgTTCCGTAGACAGTTTACACCTACCATTTCACAATAGATTTCTTTGAGTTAAATTTAAAAACACTAGAATAAGAAACAATTTACCTGTAGGATCAATGTTCTAGCTGGAAGTTGTACTCAGAAAAGCTAAAATTGTTTGTGAACATATCAATAAAGAAATCTGAACCATCTAACACAAATAACAAATTAGACCAAGATTTCatcagtattattattattatctaatgtTGTCCAAAGAGACCCATGCTGCTTAAATTATGGAACCAACTTATAAACAACATAGACAATTCACAAGGAGCCTCAGAAAGCAGAGATCCCAATTTACAGGgtgtagcaaaatcaatgtaaaaggCTTCCTTGATTACAAATGTAAACAAAAGCATCCATTGAGCAGATCTGTACTCCTGTTAGCTTGCCATTTGAGTATTAGGCAGAAAAGTATAGAAGTTACCAATCTCAATCTAATCAATGAATTGAAAAGAGGATAAATCAGTACAACTATATGCTTTTCAGGCCAAGAAAGGAAGCATCACAAAAGGAAACATGATAGAGGGATTATGGGTCCATCATAATTT contains the following coding sequences:
- the LOC135641621 gene encoding G-box-binding factor 1-like isoform X2, which gives rise to MPMGSPKEKRTTGASSASTSSKAPREAAPPATALVPPEWSASFQAFYDRGAAAAAVMPQAFYSPSPIATAQPVVWGAQQVMPPYGSPIAYASFYPQGGFYAQPPINAETEGRPTEAKDNQPTSKRTSKILEGSPGKSGNDGKRASGAGENASQSDDSETDGSSDTKEDYDQPKEHSPNRKRSYGNTTEGEGSHSFDTAGNSGTAGRVRTAKKLPVSAPGRAALPGPPTNLNIGMDFWGASPAGSVPTKDERDLRRERRKQSNRESARRSRLRKQQECEELARRVTDLNNENSALRVELENLQKLCGELEAENKSITGELKQRYGPEFLSELSSSIDASKLQSDVASS
- the LOC135641621 gene encoding G-box-binding factor 1-like isoform X1, whose amino-acid sequence is MPMGSPKEKRTTGASSASTSSKAPREAAPPATALVPPEWSASFQAFYDRGAAAAAVMPQAFYSPSPIATAQPVVWGAQQVMPPYGSPIAYASFYPQGGFYAQPPINAGVAFRTQETEGRPTEAKDNQPTSKRTSKILEGSPGKSGNDGKRASGAGENASQSDDSETDGSSDTKEDYDQPKEHSPNRKRSYGNTTEGEGSHSFDTAGNSGTAGRVRTAKKLPVSAPGRAALPGPPTNLNIGMDFWGASPAGSVPTKDERDLRRERRKQSNRESARRSRLRKQQECEELARRVTDLNNENSALRVELENLQKLCGELEAENKSITGELKQRYGPEFLSELSSSIDASKLQSDVASS
- the LOC135641621 gene encoding G-box-binding factor 1-like isoform X3, which translates into the protein MPMGSPKEKRTTGASSASTSSKAPREAAPPATALVPPEWSASFQAFYDRGAAAAAVMPQAFYSPSPIATAQPVVWGAQQVMPPYGSPIAYASFYPQGGFYAQPPINAGVAFRTQETEGRPTEAKDNQPTSKRTSKILEGSPGKSGNDGKRASGAGENASQSDDSETDGSSDTKEDYDQPKEHSPNRKRSYGNTTEGEGSHSFDTAGNSGTAGRVRTAKKLPVSAPGRAALPGPPTNLNIGMDFWGASPAGSVPTKDERDLRRERRKQSNRESARRSRLRKQMLDRAHYAFYSVVEYHLCYNCQ